In a genomic window of Fusobacterium sp. FSA-380-WT-3A:
- a CDS encoding PTS glucose transporter subunit IIA, with translation MGLFDIFKSKKKDEKIVEIYSPLNGKVISLEEVPDEAFSQKMIGDGCAIDPKEGAIYSPLDCEIDIFETNHAVSIETKEGLEMIIHFGVDTVKLKGEGLKRIVNPGDVKKGEKLVEYNLEFIKTNAKSVKTPIIISSMDMVEKIEIKASGEVKVGDLLMKVYLK, from the coding sequence ATGGGATTATTTGATATATTTAAAAGTAAAAAGAAAGATGAAAAAATAGTAGAGATTTATTCTCCGCTAAATGGTAAAGTAATTTCATTAGAAGAAGTTCCAGATGAAGCTTTTTCACAAAAGATGATAGGAGATGGATGTGCTATTGACCCAAAAGAAGGAGCTATTTATTCACCTTTAGATTGTGAAATAGATATATTTGAAACAAATCATGCTGTAAGTATTGAAACAAAAGAGGGTTTAGAAATGATAATACATTTTGGAGTAGATACAGTTAAATTAAAAGGTGAAGGCTTAAAAAGAATAGTTAATCCTGGTGATGTTAAAAAAGGTGAAAAATTAGTAGAATATAATTTAGAATTTATAAAAACTAATGCTAAATCAGTAAAAACTCCAATAATAATAAGCTCTATGGATATGGTAGAAAAGATAGAAATAAAAGCCAGTGGCGAAGTAAAAGTTGGAG
- a CDS encoding helix-turn-helix domain-containing protein yields MNFNDETKLKRFKIIEPFLKKEKKLKEIESETGISYATLKRWIKSYKEKGVLGLEKKEREDKNSYKSIDETGVDLIKKIYYKEGESNLSKLYNNCQKYLKEKNYNISYPTFYRILNNIDGFFKKTTSYHLSKIKKSNEIFVVIETPLYIMVQTHKVVVPTLILMFDASTLDIINYSLNTEPTNIYSILGFMRESILKISSLTEKLSKPKEILLDSDINISKNISKKIFDKTNIKITNYQNTDKEIEKFVSLLKEDLYKIFTDKNKIFSFNSLETFLDSYIYLDESKYNYIIDYKILENKVLFRELDIFLQSTTRKVTSSSIRFKNNIFKLKLLEKLEGLDIEIKFNPINLNIFYLFFKNEFLGVITA; encoded by the coding sequence ATGAATTTTAATGACGAAACTAAATTAAAAAGATTCAAAATAATTGAGCCTTTTTTAAAAAAAGAAAAAAAGCTTAAAGAAATTGAAAGTGAAACAGGAATATCATATGCTACACTTAAAAGATGGATTAAGTCTTACAAAGAAAAAGGCGTTCTTGGATTAGAAAAAAAAGAGAGAGAGGATAAAAATTCTTATAAATCAATAGATGAAACTGGAGTTGACTTAATAAAAAAAATTTATTATAAAGAGGGAGAGTCTAATTTATCTAAACTTTATAATAATTGTCAAAAATATTTAAAAGAAAAAAACTATAATATAAGTTATCCTACTTTTTATAGAATTTTAAATAATATTGATGGTTTTTTCAAAAAAACAACCTCATATCATCTTTCTAAAATAAAAAAATCAAATGAAATTTTTGTTGTTATTGAAACTCCTTTATATATAATGGTCCAAACTCATAAGGTTGTAGTTCCAACTCTTATACTTATGTTCGATGCTTCTACTTTAGATATTATAAACTATTCTTTAAATACTGAACCAACTAATATTTATTCTATTTTAGGTTTTATGAGAGAAAGTATATTAAAAATCTCTTCTCTAACAGAAAAACTTTCTAAACCTAAAGAGATATTACTTGATTCTGATATTAATATTTCTAAAAATATATCTAAGAAAATTTTTGATAAAACTAATATAAAAATTACAAATTATCAAAATACAGATAAAGAAATTGAGAAATTTGTCTCACTTTTGAAAGAAGATTTATATAAAATTTTTACTGATAAAAATAAAATATTTTCTTTTAACTCATTAGAAACTTTCTTAGATTCTTATATATATCTTGATGAAAGTAAATATAATTATATTATTGATTATAAAATTTTAGAGAATAAAGTTTTATTTAGAGAATTAGATATTTTCTTACAATCAACCACTAGAAAAGTTACCAGCTCTAGTATAAGATTTAAAAACAATATTTTTAAATTAAAATTACTTGAAAAATTAGAAGGATTAGACATTGAAATTAAATTTAATCCTATAAATTTAAATATTTTTTATTTATTTTTTAAAAATGAATTTTTAGGAGTTATAACTGCATAA
- the ruvC gene encoding crossover junction endodeoxyribonuclease RuvC codes for MKILGIDPGTAIVGFSIIELENSSLKLLDYGCIYTDKNLSMNDRLLIIFNELEKIINKYSPDHMAIEELFYFKNNKTVISVGEARGVILLAGKKNNLSIYEYTPLQVKIGITGYGKADKKQVQLMVKTILKLKEIPKPDDAADAIAIAITHINSLKTLQYSNISSSVLSTKNLSKTKMSVKEFRELLLNSK; via the coding sequence ATGAAAATACTTGGTATAGACCCTGGTACAGCAATAGTAGGGTTTTCAATAATAGAATTAGAAAATTCATCTTTAAAACTTTTAGACTATGGTTGTATCTATACAGATAAAAATCTTTCTATGAATGATAGATTACTAATAATTTTTAATGAACTTGAAAAAATTATTAATAAATATTCTCCAGACCACATGGCTATTGAAGAGTTGTTTTATTTTAAAAATAATAAAACTGTTATTTCTGTAGGAGAAGCCCGTGGGGTTATCTTATTAGCTGGTAAAAAAAATAATCTTTCTATCTATGAATATACACCATTACAAGTAAAAATAGGAATTACTGGTTATGGAAAAGCTGACAAAAAACAAGTTCAGCTTATGGTTAAAACTATTTTAAAATTAAAAGAAATTCCTAAACCTGATGATGCAGCTGATGCTATAGCCATAGCTATAACTCATATTAACTCTTTAAAAACTTTACAATACTCAAATATTTCTTCATCAGTTCTTTCTACAAAAAATCTTTCTAAAACAAAAATGTCAGTTAAAGAGTTTAGAGAATTATTATTAAATTCTAAATAA
- the prmA gene encoding 50S ribosomal protein L11 methyltransferase: MKVLEIKVVFESDDLEKAKKEIGDVFYDFGATGLKIEEPLTHKNSLDYYKDEKQFLMVENAVSAYFPINPYSERRKVAISEAFDNKFQDRDDIIYSIEFFEYDEEDYQNSWKKYFYTQKISERFVVKPTWREYEPQENELVIELDPGRAFGTGTHPTTSLCIKLMEENISSDDTVIDVGTGSGILMIAAEKLGAKEIVGTDIDSMAVEVARENLALNKVDKEKAKAYVGDLISVVKDKKFDVVVANILADVLLILLKDISRVVKEDGIIIFSGIIEDKLDEMKKAINEIGLEILEVKADKEWRAILMKNR; encoded by the coding sequence ATGAAAGTATTAGAGATAAAAGTTGTATTTGAAAGTGATGATTTAGAAAAAGCAAAAAAAGAAATAGGAGATGTATTTTACGACTTTGGTGCTACAGGTTTAAAAATAGAAGAGCCATTGACACATAAAAATTCTTTAGATTATTATAAAGATGAAAAACAATTTTTAATGGTTGAAAATGCTGTATCAGCTTATTTTCCAATAAATCCTTATTCAGAAAGAAGAAAAGTGGCTATTAGTGAAGCTTTTGATAATAAGTTTCAAGATAGAGATGATATTATATATAGTATAGAATTTTTTGAATATGATGAAGAAGATTATCAAAACAGTTGGAAAAAATATTTCTATACTCAAAAAATAAGTGAGAGATTTGTTGTAAAACCTACTTGGAGAGAATATGAGCCTCAAGAAAATGAGCTTGTGATTGAATTAGACCCAGGAAGAGCATTTGGAACAGGAACTCATCCAACAACTTCATTATGTATAAAACTTATGGAAGAAAATATATCTTCTGATGATACTGTAATAGATGTTGGAACAGGTTCAGGAATATTGATGATAGCTGCTGAAAAATTAGGAGCAAAAGAGATTGTAGGAACTGATATAGATTCAATGGCTGTAGAAGTAGCTAGAGAAAACTTAGCTTTAAATAAAGTTGATAAAGAAAAGGCAAAAGCTTATGTGGGAGATTTAATATCAGTAGTAAAAGATAAAAAATTTGATGTAGTTGTGGCTAATATTTTGGCTGATGTATTACTAATACTTCTTAAAGATATATCAAGAGTAGTAAAAGAGGATGGAATTATAATATTCTCTGGAATAATAGAGGATAAATTAGATGAGATGAAAAAAGCTATAAATGAAATAGGTTTAGAAATTTTAGAAGTAAAAGCTGATAAAGAGTGGAGAGCTATTTTAATGAAAAATAGATAA
- the uvrA gene encoding excinuclease ABC subunit UvrA: protein MLDKLVIKGAREHNLKNIDVEIPKNKFVVVTGVSGSGKSSLAFDTIYSEGQRRYVESLSAYARQFIGQMKKPEVDSIEGLSPAISIEQKTTNKNPRSTVGTVTEIYDYMRLLFAHIGKAHCPICGTEVSRKSIEEIVENILEKFSEKSKMIILAPVVKDKKGTHKNLFLNLVKKGFVRARVNGEILYLEDEINLDKNERHNIEVVIDRLVLKKDDKEFETRLTQSIEAGVELSEGKIIVNVDGVDNLYSENYACPYHDDVSIPELTPRLFSFNAPYGACPHCNGIGQNLEIDENKLFIDKKLSILDGGIYIPGASTRKGWTWEMFLAMCKTFKIDCTIPVKDLPKDKVDIIFHGTNKKYRFDYEGGDFSFHGLREFHGIVKALERRYKESFSEAQKEELENKFMIEKECKYCHGKRLKDEVLAVTINDKNIIDICQLSIKEALDFFNDLTLTEKQEKIAKEILKEIRERLKFMINVGLDYLSLFRGTKTLSGGESQRIRLATQIGSGLTGVLYVLDEPSIGLHQRDNDKLLESLNRLRDIGNTLVVVEHDEDTMNQADWILDLGRGAGEFGGELVAFGTPKDIKKSKKSLTGEYLRGEKKIEVPKIRREFSKTIKLYGARGNNLKNIDVEIPLGVMTVVTGVSGSGKSTLINQTLFPILFNELNNGKLYPLSYDKIEGLENLDKVIDIDQSPIGRTPRSNPATYTKVFDEIREIFAQTKDAKMKGYEKGRFSFNVKGGRCEACQGAGIIKIEMNFLPDVYVECDVCHGKRYNKETLEVYYKGKTISDVLNMSINEAYEFFQNIPSLQRKLKVLVDVGLGYIKLGQPATTLSGGEAQRIKLASELSKTSSGKTIYILDEPTTGLHFDDVKKLLEVLNRLVEKGNTVVIIEHNLDVIKTADYIIDIGPEGGSGGGTIVKVGTPEEVAKSRKSYTGKYLKKYLKS, encoded by the coding sequence ATGTTAGATAAATTAGTGATAAAAGGTGCTAGAGAACATAACTTAAAAAATATAGATGTAGAAATTCCTAAGAATAAATTTGTAGTAGTAACAGGAGTAAGTGGAAGTGGAAAATCTTCTCTTGCCTTTGATACAATTTATTCAGAGGGGCAAAGAAGATATGTAGAAAGTCTTTCAGCTTATGCTAGACAATTTATAGGTCAAATGAAAAAACCAGAGGTAGATTCCATTGAAGGACTTTCACCAGCAATCTCTATTGAACAAAAAACTACAAATAAAAATCCAAGGTCTACAGTTGGAACAGTTACAGAAATATATGATTATATGAGACTTCTATTTGCTCATATTGGAAAAGCTCATTGTCCAATATGTGGAACAGAAGTTAGTAGAAAAAGTATTGAGGAAATTGTAGAAAATATTTTAGAAAAATTTTCAGAAAAATCTAAAATGATAATATTAGCACCTGTTGTAAAAGATAAAAAAGGGACACATAAAAATTTATTTTTGAATTTAGTAAAAAAAGGATTTGTAAGAGCTAGAGTAAACGGAGAGATTCTTTATTTAGAAGATGAAATAAATCTTGATAAAAATGAAAGACATAATATAGAAGTTGTAATAGATAGACTTGTATTAAAAAAAGATGACAAAGAATTTGAAACAAGATTAACTCAATCTATTGAGGCTGGAGTTGAATTATCAGAGGGAAAAATAATTGTAAATGTAGATGGAGTAGATAATCTATATAGTGAAAATTATGCTTGTCCCTATCATGATGATGTAAGTATACCAGAACTTACTCCAAGATTATTCTCTTTTAATGCTCCTTATGGAGCTTGTCCTCATTGTAATGGGATAGGGCAAAATTTAGAAATAGATGAAAATAAACTTTTTATAGATAAAAAATTATCTATTTTAGATGGAGGAATATATATACCAGGAGCTTCTACAAGAAAAGGGTGGACATGGGAGATGTTTTTGGCCATGTGTAAAACTTTTAAAATAGATTGCACAATACCTGTTAAAGATTTACCAAAAGACAAAGTAGATATTATTTTTCATGGAACAAATAAAAAATACAGATTTGATTATGAGGGAGGAGATTTTTCTTTTCATGGTTTAAGAGAATTTCATGGAATTGTAAAAGCTTTAGAAAGAAGATATAAAGAAAGTTTTTCTGAAGCTCAAAAAGAAGAGTTAGAAAATAAATTTATGATAGAAAAAGAGTGTAAATATTGTCATGGAAAAAGATTAAAAGATGAAGTTTTAGCAGTAACTATAAATGATAAAAATATAATAGATATTTGTCAATTAAGTATAAAAGAAGCTTTGGACTTTTTTAATGATTTAACTCTTACAGAAAAACAAGAAAAAATTGCCAAAGAGATTTTAAAAGAGATTAGAGAAAGATTAAAATTTATGATAAATGTTGGGTTAGACTATTTATCACTTTTTAGAGGAACAAAAACTTTATCTGGTGGAGAAAGTCAAAGAATAAGACTTGCTACACAAATTGGTTCTGGATTAACAGGAGTTTTATATGTATTAGATGAACCAAGTATAGGTTTACATCAAAGAGATAATGATAAACTTTTAGAATCTTTAAACAGACTTAGAGATATTGGAAATACCCTAGTTGTAGTAGAACATGACGAAGACACAATGAATCAAGCTGATTGGATACTTGATTTAGGTAGAGGGGCTGGAGAGTTCGGTGGGGAATTAGTTGCTTTTGGAACTCCAAAGGATATAAAGAAAAGTAAAAAATCTCTTACAGGTGAATATTTAAGAGGTGAAAAAAAGATAGAAGTTCCTAAAATAAGAAGAGAGTTTTCTAAGACTATAAAATTATATGGAGCTAGAGGAAATAATTTAAAAAATATAGATGTTGAAATTCCATTAGGAGTAATGACTGTTGTAACAGGAGTAAGTGGAAGTGGAAAATCAACTCTTATAAATCAAACACTATTTCCAATACTTTTTAATGAATTGAATAATGGAAAACTTTATCCTCTGTCATATGATAAAATAGAGGGATTAGAAAATCTTGACAAAGTTATTGATATAGACCAAAGCCCTATTGGAAGAACTCCTCGTTCAAACCCAGCTACTTATACAAAAGTTTTTGATGAGATAAGAGAGATATTTGCTCAAACAAAAGATGCAAAGATGAAAGGGTATGAAAAAGGAAGATTTTCTTTTAACGTAAAAGGTGGAAGATGTGAAGCTTGTCAAGGAGCTGGAATTATAAAAATAGAGATGAATTTCTTGCCAGATGTATATGTAGAATGTGATGTATGTCATGGAAAAAGATATAATAAGGAAACTTTAGAAGTTTATTATAAAGGAAAAACTATATCAGATGTTTTAAATATGAGTATCAATGAAGCTTATGAATTTTTTCAAAATATTCCATCTCTACAAAGAAAATTAAAAGTTTTAGTTGATGTGGGATTAGGTTATATAAAATTAGGACAACCAGCTACAACTTTATCAGGTGGAGAAGCTCAAAGAATAAAATTAGCTTCTGAATTATCTAAAACTTCATCAGGAAAAACAATATATATTTTAGATGAACCAACTACAGGATTACATTTTGATGATGTAAAAAAATTGTTAGAAGTTTTAAATAGACTTGTAGAAAAAGGAAATACTGTTGTAATAATAGAGCATAATTTAGATGTTATAAAGACAGCAGATTATATAATAGATATTGGACCAGAAGGTGGAAGCGGAGGAGGAACTATTGTAAAAGTTGGAACTCCAGAAGAAGTAGCAAAATCAAGAAAAAGTTATACAGGTAAATATTTAAAAAAATATTTAAAAAGCTAA
- the cmk gene encoding (d)CMP kinase, with protein sequence MRNFIVAIDGPAGSGKSTVAKILAKKYSMTYLDTGAMYRMCALYFLENNISLNKKGNIEKHLPLINIDIDRDSFYLNGKDVSKEIRTPEVTGLVSYVAKIKEVREKMVELQRKISSGKDVILDGRDIGTVVFPDADLKIFLVASPEERARRRMKDYEEKGIKEEYNKVLAGILERDFIDSTRKEGPLKKAEDAVEINTDGDTIEETVAKLGVFIGVARQQKAKRDGEKYDI encoded by the coding sequence ATGAGAAATTTTATAGTAGCAATAGATGGACCAGCAGGAAGTGGAAAAAGTACAGTAGCTAAAATTTTGGCTAAAAAATATTCAATGACTTATTTAGATACAGGAGCTATGTATAGAATGTGTGCCTTATATTTTTTAGAAAATAATATAAGCCTAAATAAAAAAGGAAATATTGAAAAACATCTACCTTTAATAAATATTGATATAGATAGAGATAGTTTTTATTTAAATGGAAAAGATGTATCTAAAGAGATAAGAACTCCAGAAGTTACAGGTTTAGTTTCTTATGTAGCTAAAATAAAAGAAGTGAGAGAAAAAATGGTAGAGTTACAAAGAAAGATAAGTTCTGGAAAAGATGTTATATTGGATGGTAGAGATATTGGAACAGTAGTTTTTCCAGATGCTGATTTAAAAATTTTTTTAGTAGCTTCTCCGGAAGAAAGAGCTAGAAGAAGAATGAAAGATTATGAAGAAAAAGGGATAAAAGAGGAGTATAATAAAGTTCTAGCTGGAATATTAGAGAGAGATTTTATAGATTCTACTCGTAAAGAAGGACCATTAAAAAAAGCAGAAGATGCTGTTGAGATAAATACTGATGGAGATACTATTGAAGAAACAGTAGCTAAATTAGGAGTATTTATAGGAGTAGCAAGACAACAAAAAGCTAAGAGAGATGGAGAGAAATATGATATATAA
- the trmB gene encoding tRNA (guanosine(46)-N7)-methyltransferase TrmB, translating into MKEIKEKEYWEHFFEKPKKHYNPYMERLKEFPEYIMYDSDLMDSYKNRWNEFFGNNNPIYIEIGSGSGNFAIGMCQKYPERNHMAMELRFKRLHSSARKSKNFNLKNVVFLRRFGEQILDFIGEGEIQGMYINFPDPWEGNEKNRIIQKPLFETLDKVLKVGGKLFFKTDHDQYYLDVLELSKELENYKVVYHTNDLHKSEKAIDNVLTEFEQLFLNKFNKNINYIEIEKIK; encoded by the coding sequence ATGAAAGAAATAAAAGAAAAAGAATATTGGGAACATTTTTTTGAAAAGCCTAAAAAACATTATAATCCATATATGGAAAGATTAAAAGAGTTTCCAGAATACATAATGTATGATAGTGATTTAATGGATTCATATAAAAATAGATGGAATGAATTTTTTGGAAATAATAACCCAATATATATAGAAATTGGTTCAGGTAGTGGAAATTTTGCCATAGGAATGTGTCAAAAATATCCTGAGAGAAATCATATGGCTATGGAGTTAAGATTTAAAAGATTACATTCATCAGCTAGAAAATCTAAAAATTTTAATTTAAAAAATGTAGTTTTCTTAAGAAGATTTGGAGAACAAATTCTTGATTTTATAGGAGAGGGAGAGATACAAGGAATGTATATAAATTTCCCTGACCCATGGGAAGGAAATGAAAAAAATAGAATAATTCAAAAACCTTTGTTTGAAACTTTAGATAAAGTTTTAAAAGTTGGAGGAAAATTATTCTTTAAAACAGACCATGACCAATATTATTTAGATGTATTAGAATTATCAAAAGAGTTAGAAAATTATAAAGTAGTTTACCACACTAATGATTTACATAAAAGTGAAAAAGCTATTGATAATGTTTTAACAGAGTTTGAACAATTATTCTTAAATAAATTTAATAAAAATATAAATTATATAGAAATTGAAAAAATAAAATAG
- a CDS encoding 3-deoxy-D-manno-octulosonic acid transferase, translating to MIYNFLRVIIYIILFFVCIFDRKKREFIKKRFSQNFEFLKSDNKYFWIHCSSVGEVNLTDSLVKKILEKKDEEILISTFTDTGYETAIKKYSVNNRVKVIYFPLDDYFIINKILKTISLKGLILIETEIWPNLINLAYKKGKIFSVNGRISDKSYKKYLKIKGILKSLLTNKIEKYYVQTEIDKERFESLGATPEKVIVTGNLKFDIELQNYSFDEKEQLKKVILAKDKKIFVAGSTRTGEDEIIIEALKKLEDYLLVLVPRHLDRIPKLESTITNMGINYKKFSELEEQTNIEEHDYKILIVDKMGVLRKFYSIADISFVGGTLVNIGGHSLLEPLFYRKTPIFGEYLQNVKDIAKEILRREIGYEVKNSDEIYEIILKIEKENSKEKEIEEFFNANKNVAEKIVNDL from the coding sequence ATGATATATAATTTTTTAAGAGTGATTATATATATAATATTATTCTTTGTATGTATATTTGATAGAAAAAAAAGAGAATTTATAAAAAAGAGATTTTCTCAAAACTTTGAATTTTTAAAAAGTGATAATAAATATTTTTGGATTCACTGTTCATCTGTAGGAGAGGTAAATTTAACAGATTCTTTAGTGAAAAAAATTCTTGAAAAAAAAGATGAAGAGATATTGATAAGTACTTTTACAGATACAGGATATGAAACAGCTATAAAAAAATATTCAGTAAATAATAGAGTAAAAGTAATATATTTTCCATTAGATGATTATTTTATAATAAATAAAATCTTAAAAACTATTAGCCTTAAGGGATTGATTCTTATTGAAACTGAAATTTGGCCTAATTTAATAAATTTGGCTTATAAAAAAGGAAAAATATTTTCAGTTAATGGAAGAATATCAGATAAAAGTTATAAGAAATACTTAAAGATAAAAGGTATTTTAAAAAGTTTATTGACTAATAAAATAGAAAAATATTATGTCCAAACAGAAATAGATAAAGAGAGATTTGAGAGTTTAGGGGCAACTCCTGAAAAAGTCATAGTTACAGGAAATTTAAAATTTGATATAGAATTACAAAATTATTCTTTTGATGAAAAAGAACAATTAAAAAAAGTAATTTTAGCAAAAGATAAAAAAATATTTGTAGCTGGAAGTACAAGAACAGGGGAAGATGAAATAATAATAGAAGCTTTAAAAAAATTAGAAGATTATCTATTAGTATTAGTTCCTAGACATTTAGATAGAATTCCTAAATTAGAAAGTACAATAACAAATATGGGAATTAATTATAAAAAATTTAGTGAATTAGAAGAACAAACTAATATAGAAGAACATGATTATAAAATATTAATTGTTGATAAAATGGGAGTTTTAAGAAAGTTTTACTCTATAGCAGATATATCTTTTGTAGGAGGGACTTTAGTAAATATTGGAGGACATAGTTTATTAGAGCCTTTATTTTACAGAAAAACGCCAATTTTTGGAGAGTATTTACAAAATGTAAAGGATATAGCGAAAGAAATTCTTAGAAGAGAGATAGGTTATGAAGTAAAAAATTCTGATGAAATATATGAAATAATCTTAAAAATAGAAAAAGAAAATTCAAAAGAGAAAGAGATAGAGGAATTTTTCAATGCTAATAAAAATGTGGCAGAGAAAATAGTAAATGATTTATGA
- a CDS encoding superoxide dismutase, whose product MKYPFSLLELPYSYTDLEPAISQRTLEFHRDKHLNAYTNNLNAALEKAEILHNLEIEEILSNLDKVPADVLTAVTNNGGGVYNHNFYFQALTKPNSTELKGELKAKIEEDFGSVEKFVGEFKAAATTLFGSGWAWLVLKDGKLQIIKTANQDTPLKDGYKPLLTIDVWEHAYYIDYQNLRPTYIEKYMTIVNWDLIEKRYMEAK is encoded by the coding sequence ATGAAATATCCATTTAGTTTATTAGAATTACCATATAGTTATACAGATTTAGAACCAGCTATTAGTCAAAGAACTTTAGAGTTCCACAGAGATAAACATCTTAATGCTTATACAAATAACTTAAATGCAGCTTTAGAAAAGGCTGAAATTTTACATAATCTTGAAATAGAAGAAATATTATCAAATCTAGATAAAGTACCAGCTGATGTATTAACAGCAGTAACAAATAATGGTGGAGGAGTTTATAACCACAATTTCTATTTCCAAGCTTTAACAAAACCAAACTCTACAGAGTTAAAAGGGGAATTAAAAGCTAAAATAGAAGAGGATTTTGGAAGTGTTGAAAAATTTGTAGGAGAATTTAAAGCAGCAGCAACAACTTTATTTGGTTCTGGTTGGGCTTGGTTAGTTTTAAAAGATGGAAAATTACAAATAATAAAAACTGCAAACCAAGATACTCCATTAAAAGATGGTTACAAACCATTACTTACAATAGATGTATGGGAACATGCTTATTATATAGACTATCAAAATTTAAGACCAACTTATATAGAAAAATATATGACAATAGTAAATTGGGATTTAATCGAAAAGCGTTATATGGAAGCTAAATAA
- the ptsG gene encoding glucose-specific PTS transporter subunit IIBC, translated as MKAFAEIQKVGKALMTPIAILPAAGLFLAFGNKLGIPLMEQAGNIIFSNLPLLFAVGTAIGLVGGDGVAGLSAVVAILIMNTTMGIVSGAEAGIATGNKAFAMVMGVPTLQTGVFGGLISGVIAAICYKKFYKTELPPFLGFFAGKRLVPIMTAILAFLIGMAMPVIWTPFQIGLEKLSYFANETNTNISTFLFGVTERALIPLGLHHIFYSPFWYQFGEYINKAGEVINGDQRIWFAMVKDGVTNFSSVTYQGAGKFLTGKFPFMMFGLPAAALAMYHEAKPANKKIAGGILFSAALTSFLTGITEPLEFSFLFVAPVLYGIHCLFAGLSFMLMNLFDVRIGMTFSGGLIDYIVFGVFPGTNGFNNHWYMVIVVGLCLAVIYYFGFRFAIRKFNLMTPGRDETTSVTEKEDIGEKELAVGVLNALGGTENLKSLDACITRLRVEVADTSLVKDAELKKLGASGVLKVGKNGVQAIFGAKAQFICNDLKKMTGK; from the coding sequence ATGAAAGCATTTGCAGAAATTCAAAAAGTAGGAAAAGCTTTAATGACACCAATTGCCATATTACCAGCAGCTGGATTATTTTTGGCCTTTGGAAATAAATTGGGAATTCCTTTGATGGAACAAGCAGGAAATATAATTTTTAGTAACTTACCTTTATTATTTGCTGTAGGAACAGCCATAGGATTAGTTGGTGGAGATGGAGTAGCTGGATTATCAGCTGTAGTAGCTATTTTAATTATGAATACTACAATGGGAATAGTATCAGGAGCAGAAGCTGGAATAGCTACAGGAAATAAAGCATTTGCTATGGTAATGGGAGTTCCAACATTACAAACTGGAGTTTTTGGAGGATTAATATCAGGAGTTATAGCAGCAATATGTTATAAGAAATTTTATAAAACAGAGCTACCTCCATTTTTAGGATTTTTTGCTGGAAAAAGATTAGTTCCAATAATGACAGCGATTTTAGCTTTTTTAATTGGAATGGCTATGCCTGTTATTTGGACACCATTTCAAATAGGGTTAGAAAAATTAAGTTATTTTGCTAATGAAACAAACACAAATATTTCAACATTTTTATTTGGAGTAACAGAAAGAGCTTTAATTCCTTTAGGGTTACATCATATATTTTATTCACCATTCTGGTATCAATTTGGAGAATATATAAATAAAGCTGGAGAAGTAATTAATGGAGACCAAAGAATATGGTTTGCAATGGTTAAAGATGGAGTAACAAATTTTTCAAGTGTAACTTATCAAGGAGCTGGAAAATTTTTAACAGGAAAATTCCCATTTATGATGTTTGGATTACCAGCAGCTGCTTTGGCTATGTATCATGAGGCAAAACCAGCTAATAAAAAAATAGCTGGAGGAATTTTATTTTCAGCAGCACTAACATCTTTCTTAACAGGAATAACTGAACCATTAGAGTTTTCATTTTTATTTGTAGCTCCAGTATTATATGGAATTCATTGTCTATTTGCTGGATTATCATTTATGTTAATGAATTTATTTGATGTTAGAATAGGAATGACTTTTTCTGGTGGATTAATTGATTATATTGTTTTTGGAGTTTTTCCAGGAACTAATGGATTTAATAATCATTGGTATATGGTTATAGTAGTAGGATTATGTTTAGCAGTTATTTATTATTTTGGATTTAGATTTGCAATAAGAAAATTTAATTTAATGACTCCAGGAAGAGATGAAACAACATCTGTAACTGAAAAAGAAGATATTGGAGAAAAAGAATTAGCTGTTGGAGTTTTAAATGCTTTAGGTGGAACAGAAAATTTAAAATCATTAGATGCTTGTATAACTAGATTAAGAGTAGAAGTAGCTGATACATCTTTAGTAAAAGATGCTGAATTAAAAAAATTAGGGGCTTCAGGTGTTTTAAAAGTTGGAAAAAATGGAGTTCAAGCTATATTTGGAGCAAAAGCACAATTTATTTGTAATGATTTAAAGAAAATGACAGGAAAATAA